One genomic window of Vibrio rhizosphaerae includes the following:
- a CDS encoding methionine ABC transporter permease — translation MSINLIVDWISQNSHLILNATWQTVYMVAFSGLVGFLIGIPLGVILHITKPKGLLENRRLNRILGAVVNVGRSVPFLVLMVAIIPFTKLLIGTFIGTTAAIVPLTIGAIPFVARLIEGALLEVPAGLVEAAQAMGAKPLQIITKVLLPEAMPTILNSVTITMVTLVSYSAMAGTVGGGGLGDVAIRYGFYRYDITVMAVTVVMLIVLVQIIQSIGDAIVRRVDHR, via the coding sequence ATGTCAATTAACCTCATCGTTGACTGGATCAGTCAAAACAGCCATCTGATTTTGAACGCCACTTGGCAAACCGTTTATATGGTTGCATTTTCAGGTCTGGTCGGCTTCCTCATTGGTATTCCGCTCGGGGTCATCCTGCATATTACGAAACCGAAGGGATTATTAGAAAACAGACGCCTTAATCGTATTTTAGGTGCCGTGGTCAATGTCGGTCGTTCGGTACCGTTTTTGGTCTTAATGGTTGCTATTATTCCGTTCACCAAACTCTTGATCGGTACATTTATCGGCACCACCGCAGCCATCGTCCCATTGACCATCGGTGCGATTCCGTTTGTTGCCCGGCTGATTGAAGGGGCGCTGCTCGAAGTCCCTGCCGGTCTGGTTGAAGCCGCCCAAGCTATGGGGGCGAAACCGCTGCAAATCATTACCAAAGTGCTGTTACCGGAAGCGATGCCAACCATTCTCAATTCAGTCACGATTACGATGGTGACACTGGTCAGTTACTCGGCGATGGCAGGAACGGTCGGTGGCGGCGGTCTCGGGGATGTGGCCATTCGTTATGGTTTCTACCGTTATGACATTACCGTGATGGCGGTGACCGTTGTCATGCTCATTGTTCTGGTTCAGATTATTCAGTCAATTGGCGATGCGATTGTGCGCCGGGTTGACCATCGATAA
- the metN gene encoding methionine ABC transporter ATP-binding protein MetN: MIEINHVNKMFGQGDNQILALKDINLHIRQGTIFGVIGSSGAGKSTLIRCVNMLESPTSGEVIVDGVDLTKLSAAQLCQARRNIGMIFQHFNLLSSRTVFDNIALPLELAGQNQQYIHNKVNELLTLVGLADKKQAYPSNLSGGQKQRVAIARALASDPKVLLCDEATSALDPATTQSILQLLKQINRQLDITILLITHEMDVVKSICHEVAIIGDGELVEKGSISDIFAHPKTELAHQFIRSTLDLSIPEDYENRLHPERVPGSYPLVRMEFTGATVDAPLVSHISRDFNMDVNILSSDLDYAGGVKFGMLVAELLGEAANDQAAIEYLRSQHVKVEVLGYVN, translated from the coding sequence ATGATTGAAATAAATCACGTCAACAAAATGTTTGGTCAAGGCGACAATCAAATACTCGCCCTGAAAGACATTAATCTCCATATCCGGCAAGGGACGATCTTTGGTGTGATCGGCTCTTCCGGTGCCGGGAAAAGTACGCTGATACGCTGTGTCAATATGTTGGAGTCTCCCACCAGTGGTGAAGTCATTGTGGACGGTGTTGACCTGACCAAATTGAGTGCGGCTCAATTGTGTCAGGCCAGACGCAATATCGGCATGATATTCCAGCATTTTAATCTGTTATCATCCCGAACTGTATTTGACAATATTGCTTTACCGCTAGAACTTGCAGGTCAGAATCAGCAATATATCCATAATAAAGTCAATGAATTACTGACACTTGTCGGTCTTGCCGACAAAAAACAAGCCTATCCGTCCAACCTCAGTGGCGGGCAAAAGCAACGCGTTGCAATTGCCCGCGCACTGGCGAGTGATCCGAAAGTGCTGTTATGTGATGAAGCCACCAGTGCATTGGATCCGGCCACGACCCAATCAATTTTACAACTGCTTAAACAGATTAACCGTCAGCTAGATATCACGATTTTGCTCATCACACATGAGATGGATGTAGTGAAAAGCATCTGTCATGAGGTCGCCATCATCGGTGACGGAGAGTTGGTTGAAAAAGGTAGTATCAGCGATATTTTTGCCCATCCGAAAACCGAGCTCGCACACCAGTTTATTCGCTCGACACTGGATTTATCGATTCCGGAAGATTACGAAAATCGCCTGCATCCTGAACGGGTTCCGGGCAGTTATCCGCTTGTCCGGATGGAATTTACCGGCGCGACGGTTGATGCCCCGTTGGTTTCACATATCTCACGGGATTTTAATATGGATGTGAATATTCTCAGTTCTGATCTCGATTATGCCGGCGGTGTCAAATTTGGCATGTTGGTCGCAGAACTCCTTGGAGAAGCGGCCAACGATCAGGCCGCAATCGAATATCTCCGTTCACAGCATGTAAAAGTAGAGGTCCTTGGGTATGTCAATTAA
- the gmhB gene encoding D-glycero-beta-D-manno-heptose 1,7-bisphosphate 7-phosphatase, protein MAKPAVFLDRDGVINMDSGYVHDEHDFHFIDGVFEATKRLKDMGYLLVVVTNQAGIARGLFTEERFLSLTQWMDWNFIDRGIELDGIYYCPHHPEHGDEKYKQNCDCRKPRPGMFISARDFLNIDMAKSVMVGDKPSDLIAAQAAGVGTSILVRTGKPVTEAGESLADVVLDSIKDVPAYLA, encoded by the coding sequence TTGGCTAAACCAGCAGTGTTTCTGGATCGCGATGGTGTGATCAATATGGATAGTGGCTATGTTCATGATGAACATGATTTTCACTTCATTGATGGGGTATTTGAGGCAACAAAACGCCTGAAGGATATGGGATATCTTTTAGTAGTGGTGACCAATCAGGCCGGAATTGCCCGGGGATTGTTTACCGAAGAGCGCTTTTTGAGCCTGACGCAGTGGATGGACTGGAACTTTATTGACCGTGGGATCGAGTTGGATGGGATTTATTATTGTCCGCATCATCCTGAGCATGGCGACGAGAAATATAAGCAGAACTGCGATTGTCGAAAACCGCGTCCCGGCATGTTTATCTCTGCCCGTGATTTTCTCAACATTGATATGGCGAAGTCAGTGATGGTGGGGGATAAACCCTCAGATCTGATTGCAGCTCAGGCGGCTGGCGTCGGGACTTCAATTCTGGTCCGTACCGGAAAACCCGTGACTGAAGCCGGTGAATCACTTGCCGATGTGGTGCTTGATAGCATCAAAGATGTTCCGGCTTATTTGGCTTGA
- a CDS encoding YitT family protein: MEKHTFQEDIIAMITGSFLVAQGIMFLQAANAITGGTAGLALLLNHLTPYSFGVLYLLCNTPFYWLAWKRFGQRFALNSFISGLLVSLFTGLFSPLVQLTDTNPVYAAISGGLLMGLGMLILFRHRSSLGGFNVFCLFVQDKLGISVGKTQLCIDASIVCASFFYLPPETIAVSILSAAVLNVVLAMNHKPSRYCVTYGSS, encoded by the coding sequence ATGGAAAAGCACACATTTCAGGAAGACATTATTGCCATGATTACCGGGAGCTTTTTAGTTGCTCAGGGAATTATGTTTCTACAAGCAGCAAATGCCATTACCGGTGGCACAGCCGGATTAGCACTATTATTGAACCACTTAACGCCATACTCTTTTGGTGTGCTGTATCTACTGTGCAACACCCCTTTTTATTGGCTTGCCTGGAAACGATTCGGCCAACGGTTCGCGTTGAACAGTTTCATTTCCGGACTACTGGTTTCCCTGTTTACCGGACTATTTTCACCGCTGGTACAACTCACCGACACCAATCCTGTTTACGCTGCCATCAGCGGCGGCCTCCTGATGGGATTGGGTATGTTGATTCTCTTTCGCCACCGGTCAAGTTTAGGCGGCTTCAACGTATTCTGCCTGTTTGTTCAGGATAAATTAGGCATTTCTGTCGGTAAGACACAATTATGTATTGATGCATCGATTGTCTGTGCATCTTTCTTTTATCTCCCACCAGAGACAATTGCTGTTTCCATACTCAGCGCAGCTGTCCTCAATGTCGTCCTTGCGATGAACCATAAACCATCACGATATTGTGTCACTTACGGTTCATCATAA
- the glyA gene encoding serine hydroxymethyltransferase codes for MLKRDMNIADYDADLFAAIQEETLRQEEHIELIASENYTSPRVMEAQGSQLTNKYAEGYPGKRYYGGCEYVDKVETLAIERACELFNCEYANVQPHSGSQANSAVYMALLNPGDTVLGMSLAHGGHLTHGSPVNFSGKHYNVIPYGIDETGQINYDEMESLAVEHKPKMIIGGFSAYSQVVDWARMREIADKVGAYLFVDMAHVAGLIAAGVYPTPVPHAHVVTTTTHKTLAGPRGGLILSNAGEEMYKKLNSAVFPGGQGGPLMHVIAAKAVAFKEAMEPEFKAYQARVVQNAKAMVAQFQARGYKIVSNSTENHLFLVDLIDKDITGKEADAALGAANITVNKNSVPNDPRSPFVTSGIRVGTPAITRRGFTADDAKELANWMCDVLDNINDPSVIDATKAKVLEICKRLPVYA; via the coding sequence ATGCTTAAGCGTGATATGAATATCGCTGATTATGATGCGGATCTTTTCGCAGCCATTCAAGAAGAAACTCTTCGTCAGGAAGAACACATTGAACTGATTGCTTCAGAAAACTACACCAGCCCACGCGTGATGGAAGCTCAGGGCTCTCAGCTGACCAATAAGTATGCGGAAGGCTATCCGGGCAAGCGCTATTATGGTGGTTGTGAGTACGTCGATAAAGTTGAAACATTAGCGATTGAGCGCGCATGCGAACTGTTTAATTGTGAATATGCAAACGTCCAGCCTCACTCAGGTTCTCAGGCAAACAGTGCTGTTTATATGGCATTGTTGAATCCCGGTGATACTGTTTTAGGGATGAGTCTGGCTCACGGTGGTCACTTGACACATGGTTCTCCGGTGAATTTCTCCGGGAAACACTACAATGTGATTCCTTATGGCATTGATGAAACGGGTCAGATTAACTACGACGAAATGGAATCGTTGGCGGTTGAACATAAGCCGAAAATGATTATTGGCGGATTTTCTGCATATTCACAAGTTGTTGACTGGGCTCGGATGCGTGAAATCGCAGATAAAGTCGGCGCTTACCTGTTTGTCGATATGGCGCATGTGGCGGGTCTGATCGCTGCGGGCGTGTATCCGACACCAGTCCCACATGCTCACGTTGTGACCACGACAACCCATAAAACACTGGCTGGTCCGCGTGGTGGTTTGATTCTGTCAAACGCCGGTGAAGAGATGTACAAAAAACTGAACTCTGCTGTATTCCCTGGCGGTCAGGGTGGTCCTCTGATGCATGTGATTGCGGCAAAAGCAGTTGCGTTTAAAGAAGCGATGGAACCTGAGTTTAAAGCCTATCAGGCGCGTGTCGTGCAAAATGCCAAAGCGATGGTTGCTCAGTTCCAGGCGCGTGGCTATAAAATCGTGTCGAACAGTACTGAAAACCATTTGTTCCTGGTTGATTTGATCGACAAAGATATCACAGGGAAAGAAGCGGATGCGGCTCTCGGCGCAGCGAATATTACCGTTAATAAGAACTCAGTACCGAATGATCCTCGGAGTCCGTTTGTGACTTCAGGTATTCGTGTCGGCACACCGGCAATCACTCGACGTGGTTTTACCGCTGATGACGCGAAAGAGTTGGCAAACTGGATGTGTGATGTGTTGGACAACATCAATGATCCAAGTGTGATTGATGCGACGAAAGCAAAAGTTCTCGAAATTTGTAAGCGCCTCCCAGTTTACGCATAA
- the lipA gene encoding lipoyl synthase, translating to MSKPIQMEKGVKYRDADKMALIPVKNMPTEQKEQLRKPAWMKIKLPADSQRIQDIKSAMRKNNLHSVCEEASCPNLAECFNHGTATFMILGAICTRRCPFCDVAHGRPLTPDAQEPQKLAQTIRDMKLRYVVITSVDRDDLRDGGAQHFVDCNREIRALNPEIRIETLVPDFRGRMDTALDILKDNPPDVFNHNLETAPRLYRKVRPGANYKWSLELLQKFKQQHPDIPTKSGLMMGLGETKEEIVEVLKDLRAHGVTMLTLGQYLAPSRHHLPVERYVPPEEFDELKEIALALGFTHAACGPFVRSSYHADLQAKGIEVK from the coding sequence ATGAGCAAACCGATTCAAATGGAAAAAGGCGTCAAATACCGTGACGCTGACAAAATGGCACTGATTCCGGTCAAAAATATGCCGACCGAACAGAAAGAGCAATTGCGTAAACCTGCGTGGATGAAGATTAAACTACCGGCAGATAGTCAACGCATTCAGGATATTAAATCCGCCATGCGTAAGAATAATCTGCATTCGGTCTGTGAAGAGGCTTCCTGCCCCAATCTGGCAGAGTGCTTTAATCATGGCACTGCCACTTTTATGATTCTGGGAGCAATTTGTACGCGTCGCTGTCCTTTCTGCGATGTCGCACATGGGCGTCCTTTAACACCTGATGCGCAAGAGCCGCAAAAACTCGCACAGACTATCCGGGATATGAAGCTCAGATATGTGGTTATCACCTCGGTTGATCGTGATGACTTACGCGATGGTGGTGCGCAACATTTTGTGGATTGTAACCGAGAAATTCGGGCACTCAATCCTGAGATTCGCATTGAAACACTGGTTCCCGACTTCAGAGGCCGGATGGATACCGCACTGGATATCCTGAAAGATAATCCGCCAGATGTATTCAATCACAATCTGGAAACTGCGCCGCGCTTGTACCGGAAAGTGAGACCCGGAGCAAACTACAAGTGGTCTCTGGAATTATTACAAAAATTCAAACAGCAACACCCGGACATCCCAACCAAATCTGGTCTGATGATGGGGCTGGGTGAAACAAAAGAAGAGATTGTCGAAGTGCTCAAAGATCTGCGTGCCCACGGCGTCACGATGCTGACCTTAGGTCAATATCTGGCACCGAGCCGCCATCACTTACCCGTAGAACGCTATGTCCCACCGGAAGAGTTTGATGAACTGAAAGAGATTGCGCTGGCACTCGGCTTTACTCATGCCGCATGTGGTCCGTTTGTTCGTTCCTCCTATCATGCTGATTTGCAAGCTAAAGGCATTGAAGTCAAATAA
- the lipB gene encoding lipoyl(octanoyl) transferase LipB, producing the protein MENQLVIKRLGQQDYQPIWQAMHDFTNQRTDETCDEVWLVEHHPVFTQGQAGKAEHILNPGDIPVVQSDRGGQVTYHGPGQLVVYFLLDLKRKKLGVRALVTHIENIVIETLNAFDIQSQARADAPGVYVGNKKICSLGLRIRRGCSFHGLALNINMDLSPFLRINPCGYQGMEMVQVSELGGPSDIQTVETQLIKTLVSALGYEHIEFKTEAIS; encoded by the coding sequence ATGGAGAACCAACTCGTTATCAAACGACTCGGTCAACAAGACTATCAGCCTATCTGGCAAGCGATGCACGATTTTACCAACCAGCGAACAGACGAAACCTGTGATGAAGTCTGGCTGGTTGAACATCATCCTGTTTTTACTCAGGGTCAAGCCGGAAAAGCAGAGCACATTCTCAATCCGGGAGACATCCCCGTCGTCCAGAGTGATCGCGGCGGACAAGTCACCTATCATGGTCCCGGACAACTGGTCGTTTATTTTTTGCTCGATTTAAAGCGCAAGAAGCTTGGCGTCAGAGCGCTTGTCACACACATCGAAAATATTGTCATCGAGACACTGAATGCATTTGATATTCAGTCACAGGCCAGAGCCGATGCCCCCGGTGTGTATGTCGGAAATAAAAAGATCTGTTCTCTGGGGCTACGGATTCGCAGAGGCTGTTCTTTTCATGGGCTGGCTTTGAATATTAATATGGATTTATCACCATTTTTAAGGATCAATCCTTGTGGCTATCAAGGTATGGAAATGGTTCAGGTCAGTGAGCTCGGTGGTCCGTCCGACATACAAACCGTCGAAACACAACTCATTAAAACGCTTGTATCAGCACTGGGTTACGAGCATATAGAATTCAAAACAGAAGCAATATCATGA
- the ybeD gene encoding DUF493 family protein YbeD produces the protein MLTINSDAKLKDLLEFPCSFTYKVMGHAKPELPELVLEVIQRHAPGDYSPTVKPSAKGNYHSVSVNITATSIEQVETLYKELGEIEIVRMVL, from the coding sequence ATGTTAACAATTAACTCAGATGCGAAACTGAAAGACTTGCTTGAATTTCCTTGTTCATTTACCTACAAGGTGATGGGCCATGCAAAACCGGAGTTACCTGAACTCGTTCTTGAGGTCATCCAGCGCCATGCCCCCGGTGATTACAGTCCAACAGTCAAACCCAGCGCGAAAGGAAACTATCATTCTGTTTCCGTCAATATTACGGCTACATCGATCGAACAGGTTGAGACGCTCTATAAAGAATTAGGTGAGATCGAGATTGTTCGAATGGTGCTGTAA